The genome window TCAACATGAGTGTAGATCCCAcatgcctttgttttcttttgattattattgtcATTGTAAAACACATCATTGAATGTCCAGTTTTTGGGTATTACATATGCTCTAAACTTTTTTCTTTACAAtagaacagagaacacaaagaaaaatatgaatattATTCTTTGGGGAAtattggaaataattttatttcatttgttgagACTCTCTTGGGCTTGGGATGCAGCTCAGCAGTAAGCCTTTACCTACAATGCACGAAGGCCCATGTTCACCACCTTCACTGCAATAAATGCACAAGTTCATGAATTTAAATCTACTCCACTTTCCTGTCATAAATCGGTAAAATAAAACTATTTGGGAATCATATATGCTATTTAAATCAGCTTCCTACTTATGGAATTGGCTTCTTGAAAATTATCCCAGCCTGACATCTACACCTTAAGATGGTAGCCTCATATTTAGAAGAACCACATTCTGATGCTCTCACATTAAGTTTTAATCCAACAACACTTTCATCTTCAACCATCTAGTTGGCCTCTAAATTGGAATTGAGCCTGGTAAAATGTGATACTCAGTTCAATTAAAGTAAGTCCCAGAGAGCTTCAAAGTACAGGAGCTAGGGGCCCTCTTGTGGCTGAGAAGTAGAGTAACCAAGTATCATTTGAAATCTGGAATAAATAGGCAGATATTGAATTTACTTGGCATAAATTTATtctcattttgtttctgttgattcAATTAAAAAGACCATTTTAAGACTTCTATGTTGAGTACTGAAGACTCAACATAAGTAAATGGGATATAGTCTAAGCCATAGAGGAGTTAAGAGGGTAAAAACAGCTAAATTTCAACCTTCCTTGCTAAGCACTGTAGAGTGACATTAGTTCTAAGAACAAAATTTGTTATGCTTCAAAATTATGCACCTATAAATGAACTACTCTCCTGACTTaaggacatattttttttttggtctgcaTTTCATAGCAACTAATACTATCTAGAAACTTCCaacatgtatattttttttcacacagaATTGTAGTAATTCATGCATTTTCACACGAGAAAACACATTATTTCTAAATTTGTTAAGCTAACATAAATCCATATGCTTTCATTACCATATCAGAATTCAAGTCTTTATTAATTCTTGCCAGGACACTATTTAAATAAGGAAACCAAGGCAAGAGTCACTCTTATCTGTTAATCTAGCATCATGAGTTCCAAACCTGAATGATCTCAATGTACTTAACAGTAGGTTCAGTCAACAGGTTTGTTTCTAGGCCTTTGCAAGGGTTAGctatgtgcaggcacacatgtgacccatggacacacaaacacacacatacgctCAGTTCCAACACCAGCTATTGAGCAGCTGTCACAGTTCTCGTGTTGGGTGGAACTTTCTATCAAGTTATGTAAAGTCCTATATCCAATTACCAACCAGTCCCTGGCTTGGCACTGTTTAAACAAATGATACACTTATAATGCCTAAAGTGATTGTATAAATAATTTAGCTGGTTCTTCTTTCACACAGTATACAGAGAGGCTGATTATACGAACCCAGTGCAGGTATGGAACAATTGTATTACACTTCCAACATTGACTGTGAAAGGGTGAAAAAGTTTTCAATGTATTCTACTTTACATAAATCAATGAGAGCCAAAAATGTTCACAAAGTTGGTTTATTTACAAACATCAGTGATTCTAGGTTCAATCTACAAGACATTTATAAGATGCCAAAGAAAAAAGTGGTAGGGGAGTCTTAGCATATTTTAAATCTAGGCTTATTTATGGGCcccagtggtggcacacacctgtaatcccagaacttgggaggtagaggtaggaggatcacgtATTCAAGGCTTACCTAGGCTACACAGCATATACAGGGAAAGCCTGGACTacatgtgaccctgtctcaaaacaagccgcagaaacaaaaactattaaaaaaaataccattcTATTCTCTTACCTTAAATTTCTACAAAGTATTTTCAGCTCAGCTATTTTCCCATTTTCAAGATATTTCCAAAATctgtcatttttaaaagtcttttggGATATTAACACAGTATCTTTATAAGccctttcatttatttctatgtaCAGAATTATGAAGAACTACCCcttatttctaatattttctgtGTACCACGTAAGACTATTTCCTTTTTGATAATGAATAACAAAGTGAACATCCCTATCAATATTTTAGAACATTATGAAACTGAAACAAAACTTCACTTTGGGTAAGATTTCGTGTGTACATTATCATGATCCAAACACAGTTTATAGTTATGTAAGCGACTCAATGACATTTAAACTCAACAGTGTGTACCATGAACCAAACATTGAGAAGCCTTTTCTCAATTGTACCCATTTATTAGGACTTTATCTCATGTTCCTGTAGTGCTCTCAATTCATTCATTGCCATATCCATGCATTTAAAAAAGAGCATCTGACAATGAAGTTGTTTCCTCCCCTCCATTACCAACAGGCCTGTATTCTCACCTCTAGGCATCCATGTTCACAGACAGCCCGGGctgtatgagtttgaggacatctGATCTATATAGGGATAGTCTCTCTCAAATAGAAATCAGTAATAAGGAATATAAATCATAGGCCtgtcagaaaatttaaaaacttaagtCGAACTCTGAAGGGAAAGTAGTGATGCAGTGACCTAAAGCCCTTCCTAGGTGATGGATTTTGTGAGGTACTAAGGGATGGAACAATTTAATATGTTGGGGGATTCTACAGACTGGAGATAAGAACATGCTAGATTTAGAAAGCCTAGCTTAATGCCGAGTTTGAATTACATCCAGGAATAAAACATTTCAAGTGGGGGAATGAAATGATCCAACTTGAATTACATAAGGCCACACGGGCAGTAACAGTGAGGAAGATATAGTGGAGGCACAGAGGAGCCACTGCAATCACTTGGGGCTTAGGAGGGCCAAAAAGGATAATCCAAGTTTTATAGCTGATAGTCTCACAGTGGTCCTCAACCAGTCAGCAGGAGCACAGAATTGTTTCAGAAATAATCTTTTATCTCTTACCTTCAGAAATAACATTAACAATCATCTTGAGTCATTTGTATCTGAGAGACCCCATAAGGAATAAAACACAGGTAGTTACTAGGGGAAATGTTACTAAAGTATGGTCATTTTAAGGTGTTTGTGGAGTATCGAAGGAAGTAGACCCACTGATGGGTATATAGTTTGGGAGGCTACAATTAAGCCTGGCTGTGAGAACATTTAGCATTTATCAATTTACTGGTATCTGAAGCATGGTCAGTCCTACCTTCTGGGATTCAGCCAGAGAAAATATATTGCTAATCAGAAGACTCAGGAGAAAGTCCtataaaatattacttaaaaAATTACATACAGCAAAAGGTACTCTATGAAAAACCTGAAACGACTTCCAATGGTAAGATGCAATGTGAGGAATAGGATGGAAAGTTCCAAGTGGAAGGATGGGCAACATTATCACTCTCTACCAAAAGTCACATTAAATCAAGCAATCCTGATGTCAAGAGTAAAGCTAATGGGTTTGAGATTATTTTTCATTATAGTTCTTTCTTGACCTCAGTATATGGGGATGCAATTTAAGAGATTCTGCTTTCAAAGTCAGATGAGAAGAGAATGTGATGTGCAGCCAGCTTGTAAATGTTGTCTTCCACTAGATGGTTTTGAGGCATAAGGAAGGCACATACAGATAAGACCCAGTCCTAACCCTCAGAatttgtaacaacaacaaaaaaaaaattagacaaccTACAGTATAAGATGGAGACATTACAGTCATCAAATGTGAGGATGCAAAAGAGGAACAAACCATAAGCAGACAACTCGGAAAGGCTTCTCAGATGTTAGCATAGAGAATCACACATATAAATACTGGATTATAGTTAACTGCTGGCATTTTCTCTCAACATTTCTAGTCAATCAGTAATAAACACTACAGTCCCATttattccaaaataaaaaaaaaaatgaaactcattcatgagatatttattaaaataacacatttagggaaaaaaatcaatacaatgtATACATCATTACTGAAAACTGTATACCATCATACAAAAAAAGGACTTTATTTTGGGAAATCAATTTCTAATTTATGGCAAGTTTTACtttcagaaataaatccacagaaCAACACATTCTAATTCACCCTTAAAGACTGGCATGCTGAGCAAGGAATGTTCTTATTCTTTGTAGAAGTTCCTTCTTTACACTGTCAGGTACCAGCGctgaaacataaaaatcaaatgtTAAAGTAAGAAAACTCCAATTATTACATGTCAAGTTGACTTGACGTTTTATTAAAGATTACCAATACAGGCATTTCACAGAACTCTCATGgttgaattaaaaaacaaaaagataaagatGTCAGACTTAATATCTAATACTTAAGCACATAGCACAACAATGAGACGCAAGCCAGGGAAATTCTTTAAACTAGATATACACAGATatatttgaaaatgcaaagacatACTGATAAATCGGACTTCAACAAGACTCACAACAAGCAGTCACCCTAGACAGTCTGATAGTCAAGGCACAATAGagttgaaaagaatttttattgGGGGGCTTCTTGAGGTGGCAGCTAAATGAATTTACACATGTACAGAACTCAAGAAAGTTTTCATTAAaacagaggctatgaatttgaagggGAGTTGGGTGGGAAGGGAACACAACAGGGCtacaagggaagaaaggaagagaaagaaatgtaattatattataatctcaaaaaagtgGTCAAATTTACTGGATACCAATAGGAAATGTGCAAGACACGAATTATATCCATGGTGAAAATGATGGAGAAATGGGAGAATTTACTGAAATATATGGTGCCTAAACAATGTTaacagattaagaaaaaaaaaaaaatagaaaaataaatcagaaaactaCTGAAGTGTAACctcataaaatgaacaaatatcttTCCAGAGCCATACttgaagaaaaaatgtttttcagttGTAAACAAGCTTTTAAAAAAAGGACCATGGGGTTTTACAGTTCCTTCTCAACAGGAAATTCATATTCTGTAGTAATTTTCAGACATTTATTTTATACTCAAAGGATTCTGATTGTAGCTATGTGTACAGACATCTATAACTCATCTAATTTAGATGCTTTCACTTCTAAGTCTTAAATATGTATTACCCTGAATTACCAAATTAGACATTCAAGAAGAGagactttcatttatttttaataaggaaaGAGATAGTAGGACAATGACTCAGGACTGGAATAAAATGttgaattattaaatatttaagtgGAATCAGGCCATATCTAATAAAGTTTATAAATCATAGCTTTGAGTGACATTTTCCCATATAAAAGCTCATGTTTAAAATGATCTGCCTTACCAAACATCAATCTAACACTGCAAACTGAGTGTCAATTTATACCTATTATCTCATTTGTTACTCAAGCCTGCCACACCAGTCAGCTATGCAACTTAAGCTGTTACCACATGAAGAACAACTCTACGATTTTGGAAACGATGTTTTTCCTATAAAAAGCCTGTTTCCTCTGACACAATCTGTACTCCTTACCTCTGCCTTTTGGAGTGATTTCAGCCACCAAGTCATCAACAGTAACGTGTTCTagtcctttttctttaattacctcttatgcaaaagcaaaaaacaaatcATATCATTTAAAATCATTATCTGTAAGAAAGATTTTCATAGAGGAAGGGTTAAAATCATGTTTTTAGAGTATAGATTGGtctttaaataaaaagaggacacttttttttttaatgaaaatttataGCCTCATGAATGTACTAATCTCCAGCTTACACACAGTCTGTTCATACTTCAGCTAAATAACTTAAGCAAACAAATAGCTGTATTAGGGTAGATTAGAACTGGGCACAAATCTAAATCTAACTTTTGTGAAAAGCTGGAACCAAACAGAGCTTAGTATAAGCACATTACATTTAACTGTATCAAGGAAACAAATCTATTTTTTGAGGCTACTTTATAACTTTACAGTCAAAATTAAGATGTACAGTTACTGTGCTTTTCTCTTCTCTAGACTGGACCAAAGGAAATGAAGAGGGAAAACAATCAACATTTGCTGGAACCCTGCTAGCTGCTTTACAACTTTAAATATCTCATAAAACTCCTATGACAGAGGTAAGGCACCTGAGGCATAAAGATTACTCATTTGTATATGACGGAAAACGAAATTCAGTATTGAAGGTCTGCACGATTTCAGCTTCCTTCTTTTATTAAGTCATCACAATGCTTTCTTATATTTAATACAGACACAATCTATTATATTTACTTGCAGAAAATATTAtaactcattaaaaatatttagaattttaTACCAAAAGTTGAGCTAGAAAGGGGttttaaaagcacattttaaaagcaTGTGCAGTCTCAGCAATAGCTcccaaaaatgttaaaaaaaagcctttgattgTACATTTTCTGTTGTAACTTTAACTCCCTGACAACACTCACAAACACCACCACACCCATATCTGGCACAACGTCAACCATCAAATGCTCATCATACTAAGAGAAAGTGTGTCTTCTTGCTAAAGAGAAAGGACTACTAATTTTACAGAAAAACACTGAAGTCTACATTCTGATCCCACAGGAACTTCAGTACTCTTGCTTCACTTTTGCAGAATACACGGAAAATCCCTAAAAATTCAGGAATCAAGTCTAAAAATATCATTGAGAAGAAAACTCTCACCAGAAGACTCAATTTGCATTTGCTTAAAATGACGCTTGAGGATTTACACGGTAGGAAATGAACTATACTTTCTTATAATGACTCCTAGACCAACCCAGGAAAAAAGCAGCTTATCTAAGTGAAACTGATTACCTTTACAGTGTGCCTTCAACTGATCCTTCCAGCCGCACTCAATTAATTTAGCTCTCAGCAACTCTTTGAGGCTGtttaaaaaggaaatgttttCAAATTAACTGAAGCAAGATACTGTAAATACGAATGTCTGCAGCAATGTACTTGTACAAACTGATCAACTGAAAACTCACTGCTTTCCATCCCCAGGCTTTAACTGTGGTCTAATCCTGAGTCATTACTTGGTGTTCTGATGTTACACATGCCAAATCTCGTACTCCTGTATATTCAGGTTCCAAATCCATTCACTACTGTCTTAAGCTGCCTTGCGTCTCTCCCTGTTTCTACACTGCAGCAATTGGCATGGCTGTTGCAATTTAATTAGCAAGAATTTTTTCTTAATGctgaaacaataaaatattttactacTTTTGCCACACCCATTTTTGTAAATTCAAAATCCTTAACCGAAATAATTCAAATGTGTCACATCTTAAACTGATTCTCTTTCCCTGCAAACCACTGCTTTTTCAATACCCTAGAGATACATGATGTGACATGTCTATCTTGCTATCTAATTAGGTCTTTCATTTCCAGAGCCAAaacccaacttcatattctctctcactttctctcctcttcaAAATGACAATCTCACTCTTCTGGGTTGCTAGGTTAGAACTTGGGAGTATCGTTCATCTAGTTACATATCCAGTGTATGAGTAAACTCTCTAGTTTCAGTTTTAAAATGCTTACCTATAattcaaatgtttctctgccaaaAGTACCCTAGTTCCAGCCACGAGCTTTCCTTGTCTGAACTTATACCTAACTTTCTACATCTACTATGCCTCTTCCCTTGAACACAACATTCTCCTTAAAATCTTCCAGTTCCTTCCTAATTTACTCAGCATAACATTCTAAAGCTCCCCTACAGACCAAATAAGCTCTGCCTTCTCATCAGCCTTGCTTCTTACTCTATGTCCTCTCCCTTCACTCACTTTTCTCCTGAGGTGGCATATGATTATTTAGGCAAGTTTATCTTACTACTGTGGCTATTGGAAACCACCCCCCCAATTCCTTCATACTCATCTGCTCTCTTATCACATACTTCTGACTAAAAATCACACTTCCTGAATATCCCATGCTTTATTCTTTCCCTGGCACTCATCACCATGTGATATATTACAGTTATGATGTGATTCCTACCATTAACATGTGAATCCCATGAAAGTACACTTCACTACTGTATCCTGGACACCTAACAGAGAATGGCACATGACAATGcatgaataaaaaatatggtAATTCTCTAAACACATCCCTTCAACACTATTTGCCCACACGCCAACACAGCATATGGAGGtctgtttctcattttcattttgaaaaattaCAAAAGCATATCCTCCTTTCcatatttgcttctttttaccTTTGCCCCATCAcctttctaattaattttttaccATCTATCTTCGTCCCTTCAAATCTACATTCACACTGCCAGAATAATCTCCCTACAATGAAAATGTAAACCAGTCACTTCCTTTGCAAAAATCCTTAGTACTTCCCATTATCCAAAGATAAAGACAGCAACATATGCTTTTGCATACCAAGGCTCTTATTTTTCTGCTCCATAACAGAAACATAAGTAAACACTATTGTGTCACTCTCCTATAGAGATCTGGACAAAGTTCTTGTAATGTGAAATAGGACCTGGACAAGGCTGATCATAACTTGCCTATTACCTAAGCAAGATGGTAACCAAGTGAGGCTCTTTGCTGAGAAAGGTACTCTGAGCTGGTGGAATGTAAATTTTGAACTGCTAATCTCTGCCACCTGTGGTAGGGCCTGTTTGAGAATAAAGACAACAAAGAGGAAAGCAGAGCTGAGAGAGGAAAAGATAAATCTTGCAACCATTTCTAAGTGCCTAGACTCAATGATGTAAAAAGCATCTTCAGAATTTTAATTAAATGGGCTTAAATACTTCATTGGTTATAACAGTTTTGAAATTTAGTATGTTTTCAATGGACAGAATTCTTACACAAAAATCCTGTGTACTGCTCCAGCCACAAGCTTTCATACTTTCCCTGTATTCTGCAGTTTCAAATCTCTGACTGCATATCATATTCTTTTCCTTTTGCCTAGACCATCTTTTCTGCTGATTCCTCCTCTACTCTAGGtgaaattcttttattatttaaaccaATCACCTCCAGAAAAAATGGAAGACATTGTCTTGTTTCTGCATATACACATACCCTTTTGTAAACTTTATTACCCTGCTCTGGTAACCACATTCTCAATCCTTTTTTTGTACTTCCAAATCAGTGCTTTCTTTAAACATGTGCTTCTTAAATTAGGCTCTAAGAATAGCATTACATAGTGGGTATACAAAGGTATTTCTATCGCGGAAATTGGGTCACACTGAAGACCATTCACTAGTGGGAGTAGGTAGTGGATACAAGAGCTGGAATCTGAAGATACTTTATGGAATattaaaatgaaaggaagaagaaagtctAGCAGAAAGTAGCAACAGCACATGCTGCTCCAGAGTTACGAGCATGAGGTAACTTAACGTAGTTCTATAATAAACCTGGGTAATATTCTCCAGCTGTAGTTATTTGTGGCAATGCTGTCTCTTCTCCTTGTTATTAAGCAGCTTCAGCAGCATTGTTGCTGACCTTTGTGTATGACTCTTACAAAGCCTGCAATGCT of Meriones unguiculatus strain TT.TT164.6M chromosome 8, Bangor_MerUng_6.1, whole genome shotgun sequence contains these proteins:
- the Eny2 gene encoding transcription and mRNA export factor ENY2 isoform X1, translating into MVVSKMNKDAQMRAAINQKLIETGERERLKELLRAKLIECGWKDQLKAHCKEVIKEKGLEHVTVDDLVAEITPKGRALVPDSVKKELLQRIRTFLAQHASL
- the Eny2 gene encoding transcription and mRNA export factor ENY2 isoform X2 — protein: MNKDAQMRAAINQKLIETGERERLKELLRAKLIECGWKDQLKAHCKEVIKEKGLEHVTVDDLVAEITPKGRALVPDSVKKELLQRIRTFLAQHASL